From one Humulus lupulus chromosome 8, drHumLupu1.1, whole genome shotgun sequence genomic stretch:
- the LOC133798572 gene encoding uncharacterized protein LOC133798572, with protein sequence MLQTTWIPPGYNKSKSHAPIVAHQVQTAENPVSTTSDATTILPQLSAVQYQQLLTLLASQQSSMASLKPSTSADNSGIILSTTQSSLMHKNTYWIVDSSATIHICSNMSYFISLFVIPSTKLVLPDNSHIIVSQCGTVILPNNLILLNVLYVPSFTYNIISVSALTSSQTVVLSFCYDSFSIQNTITKKMIGKGRSSNGLYILDIPHSISQVHSVTAEIWHSRLGHLSSKCLDLLSTTLNCNISLLHKHTPMFVPKLNKESSLFLIIISLLLIFLTFFIVMYGDHITHHLTPIIIIFSLLLMTNLDLLGFI encoded by the coding sequence ATGCTACAAACTACATGGATACCCCCTGGCTACAACAAATCAAAATCCCATGCTCCAATTGTTGCTCATCAAGTTCAAACTGCTGAAAATCCAGTCTCAACAACATCTGATGCCACAACAATTTTACCCCAGCTGAGTGCAGTTCAATATCAGCAGCTCCTCACCCTACTTGCAAGTCAACAATCTAGTATGGCATCTTTAAAACCTTCTACCTCTGCTGACAACTCAGGTATAATACTATCCACAACTCAATCTTCATTGATGCACAAAAATACCTATTGGATTGTTGACTCTAGTGCAACAATACATATTTGTTCTAATATGTCATATTTCATTTCCCTGTTTGTTATTCCCTCAACAAAACTGGTTTTACCAGATAATTCTCATATAATTGTTTCCCAATGTGGCACTGTCATTTTACCTAATAATCTTATTCTTTTAAATGTATTATATGTTCCTAGTTTTACATATAATATCATATCTGTTAGTGCATTAACATCATCTCAAACTGTTGTTCTCTCCTTCTGCTATGATTCTTTTTCCATTCAAAACACAATCACCAAGAAGATGATTGGCAAGGGTAGATCCTCCAACGGTTTGTATATCTTGGATATCCCTCACTCCATTTCTCAAGTCCACTCGGTCACAGCAGAGATATGGCATTCCAGATTAGGACACTTATCCTCTAAATGCTTGGATTTACTAAGCACTACTTTGAATTGTAACATATCTCTATTACATAAACATACTCCTATGTTTGTCCCAAAGCTAAACAAAGAAAGCTCTCTTTTCCTCATAATAATCAGTTTGCTCCTAATCTTTTTGACGTTTTTCATTGTAATGTATGGGGACCACATCACACACCATCTCACTCCAATcatcattattttctctctcttGTTGATGACAAATCTAGATTTACTTGGATTTATCTAA
- the LOC133798573 gene encoding uncharacterized protein LOC133798573 isoform X2 — MESHLLASTSTYLQKTKWQRWQRHTSITNRSLVHQKRTRDFIKFRSIKYRSWYCHHQQQQQKKNKSVLPKASTEKAETDLVDGEVSDEKKGTIAGAVALIIGTSIGSGILALPQKASPAGLVPSSISLLVCWVFLLIEALLLVEINVGLRTKKGKKQEDEKEKISELEVISLRTMAQETLGCWGGTLATITYVFLGYTSMVTYSSMSGVILFRLFNLPAPISGFFFTMLFTILISLGGTQTTDKVNQLLTVSMIGLLVGIEVVAVVFGDWSGLGGSGDWGKVPAALPVIIFSLVYHDLAPVLCAYLGNDLTRLRISVFLGSLVPLIALVVWDGIALGLSSSSDQIIDPVELLMSVRWNGVSYMVEAFSLLAIGTSLIGTFLGFSEFYKEQLAKISWKSASTSMMQKRYMSLEVGKWWEKNKISFAAMTMVVAPTVFVSSTVPDAFDAATDIAGGYCMAMLYGVLPPAMAWAMHNREHESSEQKALTKAKPVLIGVGLFACGIVAEQILQHILILYS; from the exons ATGGAATCTCATTTGTTGGCTTCAACATCAACCTATTTGCAGAAAACCAAATGGCAAAGGTGGCAAAGGCATACAAGCATTACAAACCGGTCATTGGTTCATCAAAAGAGGACAAGAGACTTCATCAAATTCAGGAG CATTAAGTACCGTTCTTGGTACTGCCAccatcagcagcagcaacagaagaagaataagtcagtgcttcctaaAGCTTCCACAGAAAAGGCAGAGACTGATCTTGTAGATGGTGAAGTTTCTGATGAGAAAAAGGGAACTATTGCAGGAGCAGTTGCTTTGATCATCGGCACCAGTATAGGATCTGGTATTCTGGCACTCCCTCAGAAAGCCTCACCAGCT GGATTGGTTCCTAGTTCTATATCTCTGTTAGTATGTTGGGTATTTCTTCTCATCGAAGCTCTTTTGCTGGTTGAAATCAACGTGGGACTAAGGACGAAGAAGGGGAAAAAACaagaagatgaaaaagaaaagatttctgaGTTGGAGGTTATTTCCTTAAGGACTATGGCCCAAGAGACTTTGGGATGCTGGGGTGGAACTCTGGCCACTATTACCTACGTTTTCTTGGGCTATACTTCCATGGTTACTTACAGTTCAATGTCGGGGGTGATTCTCTTTCGTTTATTCAACCTTCCAGCTCCTATATCAGGCTTCTTTTTCACTATGCTTTTCACTATTCTCATCTCCCTTGGCGGGACTCAAACAACTGATAAAGTTAACCAATTGCTCACTGTTTCCATGATAG GTTTACTAGTTGGGATAGAGGTTGTAGCTGTTGTGTTTGGAGACTGGTCAGGGCTTGGGGGAAGTGGAGACTGGGGTAAAGTTCCTGCGGCACTACCTGTGATAATCTTTTCTTTGGTCTATCATGATCTTGCACCGG TTCTATGTGCTTATTTAGGGAATGATCTTACTCGACTACGGATTTCGGTTTTTCTTGGTAGTCTTGTTCCATTGATAGCACTTGTTGTTTGGGATGGCATTGCCCTTGGCCTCTCTTCCAGCTCTGACCAAATCATTGACCCTGTCGAATTACTTATGAG TGTGAGATGGAATGGTGTTTCATACATGGTGGAAGCTTTCTCTCTCCTCGCAATTGGAACGTCATTAATCGGCACTTTTCTGGGATTCTCGGAGTTTTATAAGGAGCAACTAGCTAAAATATCTTGGAAATCTGCTTCAACATCAATGATGCAA AAAAGATACATGTCTCTTGAGGTGGGAAAATGGTGGGAAAAGAATAAGATCAGCTTTGCGGCAATGACAATGGTTGTTGCTCCAACCGTTTTTGTGTCATCCACGGTTCCTGATGCATTTGATGCTGCCACAGATATTGCT GGAGGGTACTGCATGGCAATGCTATATGGAGTTCTCCCACCGGCAATGGCCTGGGCAATGCACAACAGAGAGCACGAGTCTTCTGAGCAGAAGGCATTAACAAAAGCAAAGCCTGTACTTATTGGGGTAGGACTATTTGCTTGTGGAATAGTTGCGGAGCAAATTCTACAGCATATCCTTATACTGTATTCCTAA
- the LOC133798573 gene encoding uncharacterized protein LOC133798573 isoform X1: MESHLLASTSTYLQKTKWQRWQRHTSITNRSLVHQKRTRDFIKFRSIKYRSWYCHHQQQQQKKNKSVLPKASTEKAETDLVDGEVSDEKKGTIAGAVALIIGTSIGSGILALPQKASPAGLVPSSISLLVCWVFLLIEALLLVEINVGLRTKKGKKQEDEKEKISELEVISLRTMAQETLGCWGGTLATITYVFLGYTSMVTYSSMSGVILFRLFNLPAPISGFFFTMLFTILISLGGTQTTDKVNQLLTVSMIGLLVGIEVVAVVFGDWSGLGGSGDWGKVPAALPVIIFSLVYHDLAPVLCAYLGNDLTRLRISVFLGSLVPLIALVVWDGIALGLSSSSDQIIDPVELLMSVRWNGVSYMVEAFSLLAIGTSLIGTFLGFSEFYKEQLAKISWKSASTSMMQQKRYMSLEVGKWWEKNKISFAAMTMVVAPTVFVSSTVPDAFDAATDIAGGYCMAMLYGVLPPAMAWAMHNREHESSEQKALTKAKPVLIGVGLFACGIVAEQILQHILILYS; this comes from the exons ATGGAATCTCATTTGTTGGCTTCAACATCAACCTATTTGCAGAAAACCAAATGGCAAAGGTGGCAAAGGCATACAAGCATTACAAACCGGTCATTGGTTCATCAAAAGAGGACAAGAGACTTCATCAAATTCAGGAG CATTAAGTACCGTTCTTGGTACTGCCAccatcagcagcagcaacagaagaagaataagtcagtgcttcctaaAGCTTCCACAGAAAAGGCAGAGACTGATCTTGTAGATGGTGAAGTTTCTGATGAGAAAAAGGGAACTATTGCAGGAGCAGTTGCTTTGATCATCGGCACCAGTATAGGATCTGGTATTCTGGCACTCCCTCAGAAAGCCTCACCAGCT GGATTGGTTCCTAGTTCTATATCTCTGTTAGTATGTTGGGTATTTCTTCTCATCGAAGCTCTTTTGCTGGTTGAAATCAACGTGGGACTAAGGACGAAGAAGGGGAAAAAACaagaagatgaaaaagaaaagatttctgaGTTGGAGGTTATTTCCTTAAGGACTATGGCCCAAGAGACTTTGGGATGCTGGGGTGGAACTCTGGCCACTATTACCTACGTTTTCTTGGGCTATACTTCCATGGTTACTTACAGTTCAATGTCGGGGGTGATTCTCTTTCGTTTATTCAACCTTCCAGCTCCTATATCAGGCTTCTTTTTCACTATGCTTTTCACTATTCTCATCTCCCTTGGCGGGACTCAAACAACTGATAAAGTTAACCAATTGCTCACTGTTTCCATGATAG GTTTACTAGTTGGGATAGAGGTTGTAGCTGTTGTGTTTGGAGACTGGTCAGGGCTTGGGGGAAGTGGAGACTGGGGTAAAGTTCCTGCGGCACTACCTGTGATAATCTTTTCTTTGGTCTATCATGATCTTGCACCGG TTCTATGTGCTTATTTAGGGAATGATCTTACTCGACTACGGATTTCGGTTTTTCTTGGTAGTCTTGTTCCATTGATAGCACTTGTTGTTTGGGATGGCATTGCCCTTGGCCTCTCTTCCAGCTCTGACCAAATCATTGACCCTGTCGAATTACTTATGAG TGTGAGATGGAATGGTGTTTCATACATGGTGGAAGCTTTCTCTCTCCTCGCAATTGGAACGTCATTAATCGGCACTTTTCTGGGATTCTCGGAGTTTTATAAGGAGCAACTAGCTAAAATATCTTGGAAATCTGCTTCAACATCAATGATGCAA CAGAAAAGATACATGTCTCTTGAGGTGGGAAAATGGTGGGAAAAGAATAAGATCAGCTTTGCGGCAATGACAATGGTTGTTGCTCCAACCGTTTTTGTGTCATCCACGGTTCCTGATGCATTTGATGCTGCCACAGATATTGCT GGAGGGTACTGCATGGCAATGCTATATGGAGTTCTCCCACCGGCAATGGCCTGGGCAATGCACAACAGAGAGCACGAGTCTTCTGAGCAGAAGGCATTAACAAAAGCAAAGCCTGTACTTATTGGGGTAGGACTATTTGCTTGTGGAATAGTTGCGGAGCAAATTCTACAGCATATCCTTATACTGTATTCCTAA